In Luteipulveratus mongoliensis, the DNA window CCGGCTGAGTGCGCTTGAGCGTCTCGACGTCCTTCTGCGCGAGGAGCTGCCCTCCGAGCCGCCAGTCGTCCGTGGACGACCCCCGGAAGATGTGCAGGTACGCGAACGCATCGATGGAGTGGACCTGGGCCGTACGTGGCAGCTGGTCGAGCATGAGCTGGTCACGGTCAGCCGCACTCCGCGAGCGCAGCGCGCAGACCACCTCCGCGCCGCCGGCGGCGATGCTGACCCAGCCGACGTCATCGCGCCGAGCCAGCGCCCGCGCGATCTCGAGTGTGGCTGACGGACGGCACCGCACTCGTACGCCCCACCCTGCCTGACCGAGTCGCGACGGGTTGACCAGCCCGACGACGCGGACGAGACCGTCGGCGCGAAGGCGTCTGAACCGGCGCGCAACCGTCTGCTCCGAGACGCCCATCACCTGCGCGACCACGGCGAACGGAGCTCTGGGCGCGACCTGCAGGCAGTGCAGGATTCTGCGATCGACGTCATCAATGACGGCGGATTCCTTGCCACTTGGCATTGCCATAGAGGAAACCTACGCCCGTGCCCCTCCGACTAGGAAGACGTCCCTCTGCGGAGCGATGCTTACTACAGCGCCCCGGACAACTCAGCCGATCGGCGTACAACTCATTGATCGAGGAGGTCTCCCGTGCGCAAGTGGCTCCCCTTGCTCACCATCTGCACTGGCACCCTGATGCTGCTGGTCGACGTCACCATCGTCAACGTCGCGCTCCCGGACATGGCGACCAACCTGGACACGTCGTTCACCTCGCTGCAGTGGGTCGTCGACATCTATGCGCTCGTGCTGGCGGCGCTGCTGCTCGGCATCGGCACCGTCGCCGACCGGATCGGCCACCGCAAGATGTACATCGCGGGCCTGGCACTCTTCGCCGCTGCCTCGGCCGCGAGCGGATTGGCCGGGAGTCCCGGCATCCTGATCGGCGCCCGCGCGGTGCAGGGTGTCGGCGCCGCCGCGATGTTCGCCACGACCTTCGCCCTCCTCAACTCCTCCTATCAGGGCAGGGACCGAGGGACGGCGTACGGCATGTGGGGCGCAGTCTCCGGCGCCGCCGCAGCCATCGGTCCGATCGCCGGCGGTCTGCTGACCGAGCACCTGTCCTGGCGCTGGATCTTCTTCGTGAACCTGCCGTTCGCGCTGGCCGCGATCGCGCTCTGCGTCAGCGTCCTCCCGGAGGACAGCCAGCTGCGTCGTACGCCGCTGGACTGGGCTGGCATGGCGACGTTCACCACGTTCGCGGGTGCACTGACCTTCGCGCTCATCCGGGCGAACGAGGACGGCTGGACCGAGGGCACCGTGCTCGCGCTGTTCGCACTGTCGGCCGTCGCCATCATCGGATTCGTCGTCGCGGAGTCTCGCGTCGCTCACCCGTTGCTCGATCTCTCACTGCTGCGCAACGGCGCCTTCGTGGGTGCGCTCGTCGCCGGATTCGCATTGACCGCAGGGGCATTCGCGTATCTGACCTATGCGTCCATCTGGATGCAGTCAGTCCTCGGGATGTCGCCCGTCGAGTCGGGACTCGCGTCCTTGCCACTCGCCGTTGCCTCGTTCATCACGAGCGCCAGCATCGGGCGGCTCATGCACGGCTCGCGCAACTGGCTCGCTGTCAGCCTCGGCATCGTCCTGACCGGAGCGGGTGGCCTGATCGTCGCGCTGCAGCTCGGTGACGGAGCGGACTGGAAGGCTCTCGTGGCAGGTCTGATCGTGTCCGGTGTGGGCGTCGGTCTGGCTGCCCCGACCATCAGCTCGACGGCGATGGCCGCGGTGCCGATGGAGCGTGGCGGGATGGCGGCCGGCGCGGTCAACTCGGCCCGGCAGCTGGGCTTCGCGCTCGGGATCGCCGCCCTCGGCAGCCTGTTCTCAGCTCGCATCGGCTCGGTCCTGGAGTCGCACGCCGTGCCCGGTTCCGACCAGGTGGGCCACGCCGTCGCCGGCGGCCAGGCGAGCGTCATCGTGGCGTCCGCACCGGCCGGCGTACGAGACGCGCTCGAGTCCACGGTGCGCGTGGCCGCGGTTGACGGCTTGCGGACCACGGCCCTCATCGCTGGATTCCTCGGGGTGATCGGCGGCATCGTGGCCGGCGTCCTGATCCGGCCTCGCCCGGCCGAGTCACCCGAGCCGGAGCAGGTGCCTCAGACGGAGGCCGCGCCTGCCTGACTGTTGGCCCACTCGTCGCGGAGCACGCTGTAGAGGAAGCCGTCGTGATGGCGACCGTTGCGCCAGTGTGCTCCGCGGACGACGCCCTCCTGGCTGAACCCGGCGCGCTCCAGGGCCCGCTGCTCGGCGACGTTGCGTACGTCCGTGTGCGCTTCGACCCGGTTGACCTGGGTGTGCCTGAACAGCAGATCGGCCACGAGGCGCTGAGCCTGAGTGCCGACACCCTTGCCACGAGCGGACTTCTGCAACCAGATGCCGATCATCGGGGATCGCGATGCGGCGGACGGACCCCATTGCTGCCAGTGCCAGCCGACGGAGCCCACGAGCGCGTCGTCGACCACGATCGCCAACGTGCCAGCTGCGTCGACCTCGCACGGCGGTGGCGTGGCGTAGCCCGCTTTGGGCCCGTAGTCGTCGAACTCCGACTGAGGGTCACGCGGCTCGGACAGCTCACCCGGCAGCAACGGCCGGAGCAGCACTGACATGGAGCGACCACCGATCTCGAGGACTCGTCTCGATCACGAATCACTGCGCGACAGCGTAGATCGCCGGGCCACGGCCGAGGTGAGCGCCTGTTCAGCGGTCGCGGATCTCTGCTCCAGTCAGGCGGACCGCAGCGGTCGAATCTCATCCAGGACGGCGCCGAGGTTGTCACGCTCGATCTCGAGGTCATACCTCACCTGAAGGTTGACCCAGAACAGGTCTGACGTGCCGAAGTAGCGCGCCAAGCGCAGGGCGGTGTCAGCCGAGACACGGCGCTTGCCGTGCACGATCTCGTTGATCCGGCGGGGCGGCACTCCAACCGCAACGGCGACCTTGTGCTGGGTCACACCGAGTGGCGCAATGAACTCCTCCATCAGCACCTCGCCGGGGTGAATCGGCGGCAGCTTGCTCATCATGTTGTCCACCTCCTCAGTGGTAGTCCACGATCTCGACGCCCTCAGGACCAGTGTCAGTCCAGGTGAAGCAGATGCGCCACTGATCATTGATCCGAATGCTGTGCTGCCCACTTCGACCGCCCCTGAGCGCCTCCAAGCGATTGCCTGGCGGCACCCGAAGGTCCTCGAGCATCACCGCGGCGTCCAGAACGGCGAGCTTCCTCAACGCCACCCGAAGAATCCGTCGATCGAGCGATCTGACGCGTTCTCGCCTCCACAGCTGCTCGGTGTCTCGGTCTCCGAATGACCTGATCACCACACGAGCATAACGCAACGCGTCATGAACGCCACGCGTTATGGGGCGGCCTAGGTGTGCCGCGGCCGTACTGGATCGGTCGGGCCGTCAGGACGTACAGAGACAGAACGGGTGACCCGCGGGATCGAGGAAGACGCGGAAGGTCGTACCAGGCTGGTGCTCATGCTTGGTCGCGCCCAGCTCGATCACCGCCTTCTCACCGGCGTCGAGATCGTCAACGATCACGTCGAGGTGCATCTGCTGCGGCACCTCCTGACCGGGCCAGCGAGGCGGTGTGTAGTCCTCCACCGGCTGGAAGGAGATGCACTGGCCGTAGTCGGCGCGGATGTCGGCCCAGTCCGGCGAGGACTCGACCTTCCAGTCCAGCATGGTGCCGTAGAACGTCGCGAGTGCGACCGGGTCGGAACAGTCGAGGACGATGCTAGGGAAGCGTGCGATAGCCATGCGACGCACAGTACGACTGCTTCCGGACGATCCTCGTCCTGAAGGCTGTCAGGCGGTCGCGCCGATCCGTCGGGAGAGCTCGGCCACTCCCGGACCGTCGAGATCGTCCAGCGCGGTGGCCCGCCCGGATGACGCGACGAGCAGGGCCGACGCCGGACCGGACACCAGAGCGCCGTCCCCGATAGACAGCTCCATGTCGTCCGCGACGAGCTTCAGGCCGGCCACGTGGTCCTTGGCTCCACCGAACGACGTGGGCGTCTTCACCTGGTAGCGCAACGCCTGCTCGACGGCTGGCAGCGGATAGTCGCCGGAGGCGCCGAGCGGCCGACGGATGTCCTCCCCATGGATGAACGCCTCCACCAGGCGCGTCTCCTTCGAAGCCGGCGGCGTCGACGTACGTCCTGCCACCGCGCGGAAGCGCTCCAAAGTCTCACCCGGCGTCGTACCGCGTTCTCGCGCAACGCCGTTCGCGTTCTGGCGGTCGAAGCTGAAGCGCGCACGTGCGAGATCCGTGACGAAGTTGACCCGCGTCGTCTTGGCCGTGTCGACCAGGTGAGCGACCACGTCATGCACGCTCCAGCCTGGACACAGCGAGGGCGCGTCCCACTGGCTGTCGTCGAGCGAGCCCAGGAAGTCGATCAACGCTTCCCGTTCGGCATGCACCACCGACCAGATGTCCTTCATTCTTGCCGCCCCGATCTCACGTCTCGCGCTGCGCTCGATGCGCACACCCTACGGGTCCCCGCGCACCCGCCGGCTGGCACGGTGGGCGAGCACAGCTCTGCCGATTGGTCCTCTCAAGAACCGGCCAATTGGCCTGTCTGCCAAGGCTGTCCAGCGCCTACGGTCGGAGACGAAGCCATCGCGCATCGTCGACCGCACATTGAAGGAGCCTCATGCAAGCCATCACTGTCCGCGATCGCGACGCCGGTGTCGGCGGCCTGACGCTCGACGACATGCCAGAGCCGCACCCCTCCGAGAACGACGTGATCGTGCGCGTCCACGCGGCGGGGTTCACGCCGGGCGAGCTGGACTGGCCCGGCACCTGGACCGACCGAGCCGGCCATGACCGTACGCCGAGCGTGCCCGGCCATGAGCTGTCCGGTGTGGTCACCGAGCTGGGTTACGGCACGACGGGTCTGACCGTCGGCCAGCGAGTCTTCGGGATGGCGGACTGGAGCCGCAACGGCTCCCTGGCGGAGTACGCGGCGGTCGAGGCCCGCAACCTCGCCCCGCTCCCGGCGGACATCGACCACACGACGGCGGCAGCGCTGCCGATCTCCGGGCTCACCGCGTGGCAAGCGCTGTTCGACCATGCACATCTCGCGGTCGGCCAGACCGTCCTCATCCACGGAGCTGCCGGTGGCGTCGGCTCGATCGCCGTACAGCTCGCCCGCGACATCGGCGCTCAGGTCATCGGGACCGGCCGGGCCGGTGACCGTGACACCGCACTCGAGCTCGGCGTACACACGTTCGTCGACCTGCAAGTGGAGCGCTTGGAGGACGTCGGTGCCGTCGATGTGGTGTTCGACGTGATCGGCGGTGAGATTCTCGACCGGTCCACCGCGCTGGTCCGGGCGGGCGGCACCCTCGTCACGATCGCTCAGCCGGTCACCGCGCAGCCCGCGGACGGTCGGGCGATCTTCTTCGTCGTCGAGCCCGACCGTGCCCGTCTCGCCGACCTCGCCCAGAGGGTGCGCGACGGCCGGCTCAAGCCGATCGTCGGATCGGTCCGGCCGCTCGCCGCGGCCGCCGACGCGTTCGCGCCCGCGCAGCGGGTCGCCGGCAAGACGATCATCCGCGTCGCCGAGGACTGATCCCAGGCCAGCCCGTCAGCCGGTGGCGGTCATCTTCTTGAGGCGGGTGTGCAGGCGGTCGACGCGGTGGGCGTTGCCGTGCAGCTTGATGTAGCGCTCCCCGTGGGCGACGAGAAGGGCGTCGTCGAGTCGGCGTACGGCGCCGGTCGGGTTGCGATAACCCATCCGCTGATCGATGACGGTGCTGTCCACCCCACGGATGGCTTCGGCCAGCTCGGACAGTGAGGTGATGCCGAGCTCGAGCACCAGGCCCGCGATCCACGCGTAGTGGTCGGGCCGGGACCAGCTGGCGTCGTCGTACTGACCTGCCAGGAATGCGGCGAGCTCGCGTGGGCTGATGCGCGGGTCGTCGTCGCCCCCGCTCACCTCGACGTCAGGCAGGCCGCTCTGCAGCCGTTCGCGGATGATGGAGAACTCCCGGTCGGCGAGCTCGAGCAGACCGGCCGCGAGGGTGAAGCGGCGATCGAAGTCGGCGCGGTGCTCGTCGGGAACGATGCCCTTGTAGCGGATGTCGTGCTCGAACTCCGCCCACGCGTGCTGCAGCACCGTACGGACCTGGACCTGGACCGGCCGGTCGGCAATGGCGGAGTGAGTCAAGCGGTCTTCCTTGGACAGCTGGATCTGCAGGTGCCGGCTGACGTAGCCGAACGAGCCGCCCTTCGCCGTCTCCAGACCCATGTCGCGGTCACTCAGTACGACGGCTTCTGTGCCGAGCAGCTCGGCGACGGAAGCGACGTCGCTGTGCACGTAGGTGATGACGCGCAGCCCGATCACGTCACCGATGTCAGTCAACGGATCGGCATACAGCACAACGCCGTTCGCGGTTCGGCCAGCCTTCTCTGCGAACGAGGCGATGCTCTTGGCGCGGCCGGTGACATTGAGGTAGTTGAGCCCCGCGTCATCGAGGATGCCAGTGATGACCTCGACCGCCTCCTCCGCGGCGACGATCAGCTGGCGGTGGAGTGCGGCGTACTCCTGCGTGGCCCGGCGCACGATGTCGACGTGCTTCTCCACCTTCGGCGGCCGTGGCGAGGGCTTGAGATCGGCCGGCAGCGTGGGTGTCACGATGAAGCCCGTCTCGAAGTCGCCGTACGTCGTGACAGCGTCCGGCTGACGCTCACGGAAGAGCGCGACATACGCGCAGATCACGGCGTCGACCTGGTCCTCGGCACGACGCAGCTCAGACTTGCGCTTCGCTCTCTCGACGGAGGCGACCAGCTCGCGCCAGCCGTCGTACGACACGAGCTGGAGGGCAGGTCTGGCGGAGGCGAGGGACTCCAGAAGGCGCATCAGCACGAGGAGCTCGGCACGCAGCTGGTCGACCGAGCGGCCCTGCTTGTTCTTGTACTTCAACGTGCGGCCGAGGCGGAAGAGCGCGACGGTCGCCGGGTGCGGGTAGACCTCGATCGCACGCTTGGTCGCGCGGGACTCGGGGTTCATGTCGAGGCCGAGGCGAGCGCACACGCGGGCGCCGCGGGTGGTCTCGCTCAGCGTCGGGTTCGAGGTGTTGGAGGGGTGCGCGCCCGCGTCGAAGCGAGCGAAGTCGCGGTTGAGCGCCTTCTCCGCAGGGCGACTGCCCTTCTCGTTCTTGACGATCAGCGGTGCGTCGACGCCGACGAGACAACCATCCGTGAGGTAGGGCGCGAGCGCGGCGGTGATCTCGGCGTCGGTGGTGACTGCTGAAAGCTGCTGCAGCACCCCGGCCTCATCGAGGACGGCGACCCCGGTCGGAGAGCTGTTGCCCCAGGCGAGGTCGAGGCCAACGAAATGCATAGGTGCAGCATGCCCCAGGAACACCCCGGCCCCGACCAGTCAGCACCACGACTCGCGGCAGCCGCCCTACCCGGTCTTGAGCTCGACGACGCCGCGTTGCGGAGAGATGGGTCAGTGCGCTGCACGCTAGCGTCGGGCTCGATGATCCGTTTCGATCCACCCGCCCTGTTCGCAGCGCTCGACAGTGAACGAGAGCGCCGGGGCCTTACGTGGGCGCACGTGGCCACCGAGACGGGCGTTGCGGTGGCCACGATCAGGCGTACGCGCGACGGCGGTCGCTTCGAGCTCGACGGCGTGCTCGCGATGACCAACTGGCTCGGCCGCCCGATCGAGGACTTCACGCGAGAGATGCGGAACTAGACGTTGAAGCAGCGAGGTCCACATGCCCTTGCCAAGGGCAGCGCATCAGCTATTCGCCCGTTTCGACCGGGAGTGCGAGGTCTCGGCTCCAGGCACTCCAGCTGCCGGGATAGAGACGTCCGCGCCCCAGGCCCGCGTACTCCATCGCGAGCAGGTTGTGGCAAGCAGTCACCCCGGCGCCGCAGTAGCTGACGACGTCCGACGCATCGTCAATCCCGGCTGCCAGGAAGGTCGCCCGAATATGCTCCGGCGGCTTGACCGCGCCGTCGTCATCCAGGTGCCCTCGGCACGGAACGTTGATCGCCCCGGGAATGTGACCGCGCCGCGGGTCGGCCTCGGGCACGCGCCCCAGAGAGGCGTCGACCTCGGGATCGTCACCGCGATAACGATTCGCGGGACGAGCGTCGATCAGCTGAGGTCCGGTGCGGGCAACGTCCTCAGTGGTCAACAGCTGCTGCGCGGGCCACGGCCGGACCCGGAAGTCGGCGCGTTCTGGCTGGACGGATCCAGATTCCAATGAGCCGGGGTAGGCGGCCAAACCTCCCGACAGCACGGCCGCATCCAGGTCGAGCAACCGCAGCATCCACACGAGCCGCGACGCAATCACGCCGCCCGCGTCGTCGTACGCGACCACCGGTCGTGAGCCATCGATGCCGGCGCGTCCCATGGCTTCGGCGAAGGCACCCGGCTCCGGGAACGGCTGACGTCCGGCCTTGTCGCTCGGGTCAGAGCTGAGGTCACCGTCGAGGTCGACAAAGACCGCTCCGGGTACGTGCCCGTCTTCATACGCTTCACGACCGGGCCGGTCCCAATACCACCGCGCGTCGACGAGTACGGCGTCTCCAAGGTGCTCCTCACACCACCGCCACGACACGAACGGCTCCATGAGGCGGAGAGGTCAGACGTTGAAGCGGAACTCGACCACGTCGCCGTCCTGCATGACGTAGTCCTTGCCCTCCATGCGCGCCTTGCCCTTCGCACGCGCCTCGGCAACCGAGCCGGTGGCGACGAGGTCCTCGAACGAGATGACCTCGGCCTTGATGAAGCCCTTCTGGAAGTCGGTGTGGATCACACCGGCCGCCTGGGGCGCAGTCCAGCCCTTGCCGATCGTCCAGGCGCGCGACTCCTTGGGACCCGCGGTGAGATAGGTCTGCAGGCCGAGCGTGTGAAAACCCTTGTGCGCCAGCTGATCCAGGCCGCGCTCGGTGATCCCCACGGACTCCAAAAGCTCCGACGCGTCCTCGTCGTCGAGCTCGGCGACCTCGGACTCCAGCTTGGCGTTCAGGAAGATCGCGTCCGCCGGAGTCACCAGCTCTTGCATGGATGCCTGAAACGCTTCGTCGGTGAGCTGGTCCTCGTCCACGTTGAAGACGTAGACGAACGGCTTGGTCGTCAGCAGGCCGAGCTGGCGGGTGTAGGTGGTGTCGATGTCCGTGTTGCCACCGGCAATCGCCGCAAACAGGGTCTCGCCGGCCTCCAGCACCGTCCGTGCCGCGAGCGCGGTGTCGAGGACCGCCTTGTCGGTCTTCTTGCCCTTGACCTCCTTCTCGATGCGCGGGATCGCGCTCTCGAGGGTCTGGAGGTCGGCCAGGATCAGTTCGGTGTTGATGGTCTCCATGTCCGACTGCGGCGAGACCTTGCCGTCGACGTGGGTCACGTCGTCATCGACGAACGCGCGCACCACCTGGCAGATCGCGTCCGCCTCGCGGATGTTGGCCAGGAACTTGTTGCCGAGCCCCTCACCTTCCGACGCGCCCCGCACGATGCCGGCGATGTCGACGAACGACACCGTGGCCGGGAGGATCTTCTCCGAGCTGAAGATCTCGGCCAGCGTTGTGAGCCGGGGGTCGGGCAGCGGGACCACGCCGACATTGGGCTCGATGGTCGCGAACGGGTAGTTCGCGGCCAGCACGTTGTTCTTGGTCAGCGCGTTGAACATGGTGGACTTGCCGACGTTGGGCAGTCCGACGATTCCGATGGTGAGTGCCACGGGGACAAGAGTGTAGGTCGTCCGGGCGCCAGACCACCCATCCGCGGATGCGGCGGCGACGAACCCCCTGCATGGCTCAACCCACACGCCGCCGCGCCGCCGCCTCAGGTGTCCTGGCCGCAATCGCAGGTACGACGGCCGGTCACCTCGTCGCGGCCCTCACCGAACCCGAGAGCTCCCCTGTCCTCGCCATCGGCTCAGCGGTCATCGACCGCACGCCAACGCCCTTGAAGGACTGGGCAATTCGCAACCTCGGCACGATGGACAAGCCGGTTCTGCTGGGGTCCGTAGCGCTCGGCACGCTGGTCTTCGCGGTCGTCGCCGGACTGCTCGCACGCCGCAACCTCGCGCTCGGATCCGTCGCGCTCCTGGCCCTGGTCGGCGTCGCCGCGGCCGCCGCACTCAAGCGTCCCGCCGCGAACGGGATGTACGTGATCCCGTCGCTGATCGCGGGCGTCGTCGCCCTCGTGGTCCTCGTCCTGCTCCTGCCGGGGAGACCCAAGGTTCCAGGGTTAGGTGACCTCTCGGCGTACCCCTCTGGCATGGACACCCGCCGCGGATTCCTCGTCGGCTCCGGCACGGTGCTGGCCGCATCAGCCGGTGCCGCGGTGCTCGGTCAGAAGCTCGGCGCGACCGATCCGACCAAGGGCATCACGCTCCCCCGCCCGCGATCCGCCGCGCCGCCGCTGCCCCGCGGACTCGATGCGACGTACAAGGACATCACGCCGCTGCGCACCCCGAACGGTGGGTTCTACCGCGTGGACACCGCGCTCGTCGTGCCCAAGGTCGACGCCGACTCCTGGAAGCTGCGCATTGAGGGCGACGTCCGCCACCCGTTCACGCTCAGCTACGACGACATCCGCAACATGCCGCTCATCGAGCGCAACATCACCATGACCTGCGTCAGCAACGAGGTCGGCGGCGAGTACGTCGGTGGCGCCCGCTGGCTGGGCGTCCGGGTCTCCGAGCTGTTGCGGATCGCGCAGGTCAAGGAACCGGATCGCCCCGACCGCCAGGTGCTCAGTCGCTCGACCGACGGCTTCACCGTCAGCACACCGCTCGGCGCGCTGATGGACGGTCGCGACGCGCTCCTCGCGATCGGGATGAACGGCGCGCCTCTGCCTCCGACCCACGGCTTCCCCGCGCGACTCGTGACCCCCGGGCTGTACGGCTTCGTCGGCTCCACCAAGTGGGTCACCAAGCTGACGGTCACGTCGTACGACGCCGCGAAAGCCTATTGGACACAACGGGACTGGGCGACTGACGCGCCTATCAAGCCCTCGGCGCGGATCGACACACCCAAGAGCCTCGCCCAGGTGCCCAAGGGTCGTACGACGATCGGCGGGATCGCCTGGGCCCAGCGCCGCGGCGTGGTGAAGGTCGAGGTCTCCGTCGACGAGAAGCCTTGGCAGGCCGCGCAGCTCGGGCCGGACGTCGGCGTCGACTACTGGCGCCAGTGGGCGATCCCTTGGGACTTCACCGCGTCCGGCCGGCATTCCATCCGCGCACGCGTCACCGATGGCAGCGGAGCGGTGCAGACCGACAAGCGCGCACGCGTGTTCCCCAGCGGCTCCTCGGGCATCCAGGAGGTCGTCGTCCTCGTGAAATGACCTCGCCTACGGACCCATCCGGGGCCCCGTCGGCACCGAACCACTGACAGCAACGAGACCCCCTCACTGAAGGAGCACATCATCATGAAGCGCACGCGTCGCGGCCTCGCGATCTCACTGGCCCTGACCATTCCTCTGGCCCTCAGCGCCTGTGGCGACGACAGCGGTGACGACGCCGCGTCGGGCTCGGCTCCGGCCGCAGCTCCGACCTCGAGCGCCGCGGCGGCCGAGACACCGAGCGCTGCTCCGACCTCGTCCGACCCGATGGCCTCCATGTCCCACTCGGACGGCGCCATGGGCGCCTCCGCGCCGTTCGGTCCCGGCTGCGCAGCTGTCCCGAAGACCGGTAAGGGCTCGTTCTCCGGTATGGCCCAGGACCCGGTGGCGACCGCTGCCAGCAACAACCCGGCCCTGTCCACGCTCGTCAGCGCCGTCACCAAGGCCGGCCTCGGCGACACGCTGAACAACGCCAAGGACATCACCGTCTTCGCGCCGACGAACGACGCCTTCAACAAGGTGCCGAAGGCGACCATGGACAAGGCGATGGGTGACCCGA includes these proteins:
- a CDS encoding molybdopterin-dependent oxidoreductase, translated to MAQPTRRRAAASGVLAAIAGTTAGHLVAALTEPESSPVLAIGSAVIDRTPTPLKDWAIRNLGTMDKPVLLGSVALGTLVFAVVAGLLARRNLALGSVALLALVGVAAAAALKRPAANGMYVIPSLIAGVVALVVLVLLLPGRPKVPGLGDLSAYPSGMDTRRGFLVGSGTVLAASAGAAVLGQKLGATDPTKGITLPRPRSAAPPLPRGLDATYKDITPLRTPNGGFYRVDTALVVPKVDADSWKLRIEGDVRHPFTLSYDDIRNMPLIERNITMTCVSNEVGGEYVGGARWLGVRVSELLRIAQVKEPDRPDRQVLSRSTDGFTVSTPLGALMDGRDALLAIGMNGAPLPPTHGFPARLVTPGLYGFVGSTKWVTKLTVTSYDAAKAYWTQRDWATDAPIKPSARIDTPKSLAQVPKGRTTIGGIAWAQRRGVVKVEVSVDEKPWQAAQLGPDVGVDYWRQWAIPWDFTASGRHSIRARVTDGSGAVQTDKRARVFPSGSSGIQEVVVLVK
- a CDS encoding fasciclin domain-containing protein, with product MKRTRRGLAISLALTIPLALSACGDDSGDDAASGSAPAAAPTSSAAAAETPSAAPTSSDPMASMSHSDGAMGASAPFGPGCAAVPKTGKGSFSGMAQDPVATAASNNPALSTLVSAVTKAGLGDTLNNAKDITVFAPTNDAFNKVPKATMDKAMGDPKGLLTTVLTGHVVPGRLSPDQVAGTHKTLAGNSITVEGSGESFSVKPAAKVVCGDVQTSNATVYIIDSVLLPAS